One genomic region from Entelurus aequoreus isolate RoL-2023_Sb linkage group LG14, RoL_Eaeq_v1.1, whole genome shotgun sequence encodes:
- the selenop2 gene encoding selenoprotein Pb isoform X2: MKKEDYLQIVQDKLKSSARRLGLGRSWVFQQNIEHRTLEDSGRTWTNWLEVLIPRSGSFRVGDLREKLQRSNLTEVSFMIVNEREPLSRAMYWELKRRAPPGVPVYQQTPFQSDVWEALDGDKDDFLVYDRCGLLTFHIVLPYSFLHYPYVEAAIRATYYKDICHCSANVTTASGGVMKNATQQHHTNYTTALPLIPV, translated from the exons atgaaaaaggaggattacctccaaattgttcaggacaagctaaaatcatcagcccggaggttgggtcttgggcgcagttgggtgttccaacagaacatAGAACATAGGACTCTGGAGGACTCTGGCAGAAC CTGGACAAACTGGTTGGAAGTGCTCATTCCTCGGTCTGGGTCTTTCAGAGTGGGAGACCTGCGTGAGAAGCTGCAGCGCAGCAACCTGACGGAGGTGTCCTTCATGATAGTCAATGAGCGGGAGCCTCTGTCCAGAGCCATGTACTGGGAGCTGAAGAGAAGAGCGCCCCCTGGTGTTCCAGTCTACCAGCAGACTCCCTTTCAGAGCGACGTGTGGGAGGCCTTAGACGGGGACAAAGATGACTTCCTCGTCTACGACCG GTGTGGCCTGCTCACCTTCCACATCGTGCTGCCCTACAGCTTCCTGCACTACCCCTACGTGGAAGCGGCCATCAGGGCCACCTACTATAAAGATATATGCCACTGCTCT GCTAATGTGACCACGGCCAGCGGCGGCGTCATGAAGAACGCCACGCAGCAACACCACACCAACTACACCACTGCATTGCCCCTAATTCCAGTCTAA